The following proteins are co-located in the Noviherbaspirillum sp. UKPF54 genome:
- a CDS encoding long-chain fatty acid--CoA ligase, translated as MTPFPWMKSYPPGVFWNADLQVMPVPQLLDDAARKWPDLPALEFMGKRISYRELQALADRAAKGFQRLGVKPGVHVGLYLPNTPHYIISFFGVLKAGGTVVNYSPLDAEKVLEHKVEDSETDFIVTLDLAALYPQMDRLLGGTRLKKLVIGDIAEMSAAPDAVRAHLQEAQQLAAVASDERHLRFAQLLDNDGVYQPYPIADLDEAIAVLQYTGGTTGLPKGAMLTHANLTTACSQFHATVSGEPRVLEEGRERVLAVLPLFHIYALTVNMLFGIRMGAELVLHTRFELEAVVKDLAAKKITIFPGVPTMYTAIINHPGIADYDLSSLKFCGSGGAPLPVEVNQSFQRLTGCCLVEGWGMTETSPTGTFTPVYGMQKVGSCGMPMPGVTLKFVGVDDPAREVPLGERGELCIKGPNVMKGYWKKPLATREAMTADGFFRTGDVGYMDEDGFVYIVDRTKDMILCGGYNVYPRNIEEAIYEHPAVAEVSVIGIADAYRGQSPKAFVTLKPGAPHFTLEELKTFLKRRLGKHEMVQSLEIRDQLPRTPVGKLSKKELYEEEARKGAKGGAAA; from the coding sequence ATGACGCCATTCCCCTGGATGAAATCCTACCCGCCGGGCGTGTTTTGGAACGCCGACCTGCAGGTCATGCCGGTACCGCAGCTGCTGGACGACGCGGCGCGGAAATGGCCGGATCTTCCTGCGCTCGAATTCATGGGAAAGCGCATCTCTTACCGGGAATTGCAGGCGCTGGCCGACCGCGCGGCCAAGGGTTTCCAGCGGCTCGGCGTCAAGCCGGGCGTGCATGTCGGGTTGTACCTGCCGAATACGCCGCACTACATCATTAGTTTTTTCGGCGTGCTCAAAGCCGGCGGCACGGTGGTGAATTATTCGCCGCTCGACGCCGAAAAAGTGCTGGAACATAAGGTCGAGGACAGCGAGACCGATTTCATCGTCACGCTCGACCTGGCTGCGCTGTATCCGCAGATGGACCGGCTGCTCGGCGGCACGCGCCTGAAGAAGCTGGTGATCGGGGATATCGCGGAAATGAGCGCCGCGCCGGATGCCGTGCGTGCCCATTTGCAGGAGGCGCAACAGCTGGCCGCGGTTGCGTCCGACGAGCGGCACCTGCGTTTCGCGCAGCTGCTGGACAATGACGGCGTCTACCAGCCGTATCCGATCGCCGATTTGGACGAGGCGATCGCGGTATTGCAGTACACGGGCGGTACCACCGGCTTGCCCAAGGGCGCCATGCTTACGCACGCGAACCTGACTACCGCATGCAGCCAGTTTCATGCGACGGTCAGCGGCGAACCCCGGGTGCTGGAAGAGGGCCGGGAGCGCGTGCTGGCGGTGCTGCCGCTGTTTCATATCTACGCGCTGACGGTCAACATGCTGTTCGGCATACGCATGGGCGCCGAGCTGGTGCTGCATACGCGCTTCGAGCTGGAGGCGGTGGTCAAGGATCTCGCCGCCAAGAAGATCACGATCTTCCCCGGCGTGCCGACCATGTACACCGCGATCATCAATCACCCCGGCATCGCCGACTACGATCTGAGCTCGCTGAAATTCTGCGGCTCGGGCGGCGCGCCGCTGCCAGTCGAGGTCAACCAGAGCTTTCAACGACTGACCGGCTGCTGCCTGGTCGAGGGCTGGGGCATGACCGAGACGTCGCCCACCGGCACTTTCACGCCCGTGTACGGGATGCAGAAGGTGGGATCGTGCGGCATGCCGATGCCGGGCGTGACGCTCAAGTTCGTCGGCGTCGACGATCCGGCGCGGGAAGTACCGCTGGGCGAGCGCGGCGAGCTGTGCATCAAGGGCCCGAACGTAATGAAAGGCTACTGGAAAAAGCCGCTGGCCACGCGCGAGGCGATGACGGCGGACGGATTTTTCCGCACCGGCGACGTCGGCTACATGGACGAGGATGGCTTCGTCTACATCGTCGACCGCACCAAGGACATGATCCTGTGCGGTGGCTACAACGTCTACCCGCGCAATATCGAGGAAGCGATCTACGAGCATCCGGCCGTGGCGGAGGTGAGCGTGATCGGCATTGCGGATGCGTACCGCGGCCAGTCGCCCAAGGCATTTGTCACGTTGAAGCCGGGGGCGCCGCATTTCACGCTGGAAGAGCTCAAGACTTTCCTCAAGCGTCGTCTCGGCAAGCACGAGATGGTGCAGTCGCTGGAAATCCGCGACCAGTTGCCCAGGACTCCGGTCGGGAAATTGTCGAAGAAAGAGCTGTACGAGGAAGAGGCGAGGAAGGGCGCGAAGGGAGGAGCGGCGGCCTGA
- a CDS encoding GlsB/YeaQ/YmgE family stress response membrane protein: protein MNFIIWIVVGGILGWLASLVMRTDAQQGLLLNIVVGIVGALLGGWLLAPLFGTGTINQNDFSISSLLVSFLGAVVLLAIVNLLRRGTPR from the coding sequence ATGAACTTCATTATCTGGATCGTCGTAGGCGGTATTCTGGGCTGGCTGGCCAGCCTCGTGATGCGCACCGATGCGCAGCAAGGCCTGCTGCTCAATATCGTGGTTGGCATTGTCGGCGCGCTGCTCGGTGGCTGGCTGCTGGCGCCTCTGTTCGGCACCGGCACCATCAACCAGAACGACTTCAGCATCTCCTCGCTGCTGGTGTCCTTCCTCGGCGCGGTGGTATTGCTGGCGATCGTGAATTTGCTGCGCCGCGGCACGCCGCGCTAG
- a CDS encoding SDR family oxidoreductase, with protein sequence MTNANLFDLSGKIALVTGASRGIGESIARTLAAYGAHVLVSSRKAESCDAVVAAIREAGGSAETIACHIGEMAQIEAMYAAIESKHGRLDILVNNAATNPYFGPIVDTDLSSFQKTVDVNIRGYFYSSVHGAKLMAKNGGGSIVNVASVNGVIPGEGQGIYSITKAAVISMTQAFAKECAASGVRVNALLPGPTDTKFAAALVHNPAVLNRMMPHVPMRRVAQPDEMAGTVLYLASNASSYTTGTCINVDGGYLIG encoded by the coding sequence ATGACAAACGCAAACCTGTTCGACCTCTCAGGAAAAATCGCGCTGGTGACCGGCGCCTCGCGCGGCATCGGCGAATCGATCGCCAGGACGCTGGCCGCTTACGGCGCGCACGTGCTCGTCTCCAGCCGCAAGGCGGAGTCGTGCGACGCCGTCGTAGCCGCCATCCGCGAAGCGGGCGGCTCGGCCGAGACGATCGCCTGCCATATCGGCGAAATGGCGCAGATCGAGGCGATGTATGCCGCCATCGAAAGCAAGCACGGCCGGCTCGACATCCTGGTCAACAACGCCGCCACCAACCCGTACTTCGGCCCGATCGTCGATACCGACCTGTCGTCGTTCCAGAAGACGGTCGATGTCAACATCCGCGGCTATTTCTACAGCTCGGTGCATGGCGCCAAGCTGATGGCGAAGAACGGCGGCGGCAGCATCGTCAACGTCGCCTCGGTCAACGGTGTCATCCCCGGCGAAGGGCAGGGCATCTATTCGATCACCAAGGCGGCCGTGATTTCGATGACGCAGGCCTTCGCCAAGGAATGCGCGGCCTCCGGCGTGCGCGTGAACGCCTTGCTGCCGGGGCCGACCGACACCAAGTTCGCCGCCGCCCTGGTGCACAACCCGGCCGTGCTGAACCGCATGATGCCGCACGTGCCGATGCGCCGCGTGGCGCAGCCGGACGAGATGGCCGGCACCGTGCTGTACCTGGCGTCGAATGCATCGAGCTACACCACCGGCACCTGCATCAATGTCGACGGTGGCTATTTGATCGGTTAA
- a CDS encoding histidine phosphatase family protein, translating into MGQIYLVRHGQASFGSADYDQLSELGLEQARLLGEWFANSRQKFHRVVTGALKRHRQTADACMAVLPKAHRVDTDWHTDPDFNEYDHHEVLVRHHPPFDDPAEIKRFLAASPDARHAFQEIFQAAMTRWMSGEHDADYRETWMQFRQRCVRGLQHLVEGADKSQSIIVFTSGGTIATICQHVLGLEDRQMAQLNWTLANCGLTKLLYQSGGAPSRRVSLSYLNNYAHLEWLGQPHTITYR; encoded by the coding sequence ATGGGACAAATCTACCTGGTCCGGCACGGACAAGCATCGTTCGGCAGCGCGGACTACGACCAGTTGTCGGAACTCGGCCTGGAACAGGCGCGCCTGCTGGGCGAATGGTTTGCCAATTCGCGCCAGAAATTCCATCGCGTCGTCACCGGCGCCCTGAAGCGCCACCGGCAGACGGCGGATGCCTGCATGGCGGTGCTGCCCAAGGCGCACCGGGTCGATACCGACTGGCACACCGATCCGGATTTCAACGAGTACGACCACCACGAAGTGCTGGTGCGGCACCATCCGCCGTTCGACGATCCTGCCGAGATCAAACGCTTCCTGGCCGCCAGCCCGGATGCGCGCCACGCGTTCCAGGAAATCTTCCAGGCCGCGATGACGCGTTGGATGAGCGGCGAACATGACGCCGACTACCGCGAAACCTGGATGCAATTCCGCCAGCGCTGCGTGCGCGGATTGCAGCACCTGGTGGAAGGCGCCGACAAGTCGCAATCGATCATCGTGTTCACCTCCGGCGGCACCATCGCCACTATCTGCCAGCACGTGCTCGGGCTGGAGGATCGCCAGATGGCGCAGCTGAACTGGACGCTGGCCAACTGCGGCCTTACCAAGCTGCTCTATCAGTCGGGCGGCGCGCCGTCGCGCCGCGTGTCGCTCAGCTATCTCAACAATTACGCCCATCTCGAATGGCTCGGGCAGCCGCACACCATCACCTATCGCTAA
- a CDS encoding LysR family transcriptional regulator: MHISRVDLNLFTVFEAIYTEGSVTRASQKLNLTQPAISHALGRLRQMFDDPLFVRQGHAMVSTPMARNMIEPVRRALRGLEVTLNGLHTFDPASTPKQFNIALRDVLEATILPPLMLRVRQAAPLVDVAASHVERRELESEMAAGTLDGAIDVLLPLSGDIMRTRIYQDSTVVVARKGHPAIDGKLDLDTYMQQDHILASSRRRGPGLEDFELSRFGLERQIRLRCQHYFAACRVVSETDMLLTMPGRYARIANQQFDNQILPFPLEVPAFDVFLYWHANMDNDPANRWFREQVMESVRE, encoded by the coding sequence ATGCATATATCCCGGGTCGACCTTAACCTGTTCACGGTCTTCGAAGCGATCTATACCGAAGGCAGCGTCACACGCGCCAGCCAGAAGCTGAACCTGACGCAGCCGGCGATCAGCCACGCGCTGGGACGGCTGCGCCAGATGTTCGACGACCCGCTGTTCGTGCGCCAGGGCCATGCGATGGTGTCGACGCCGATGGCGCGCAACATGATCGAGCCGGTGCGGCGCGCCCTGCGCGGGCTGGAAGTGACATTGAACGGCCTGCATACCTTCGACCCGGCCAGCACGCCCAAGCAGTTCAACATCGCCTTGCGCGACGTGCTGGAAGCGACCATCCTGCCGCCGCTGATGCTGCGCGTGCGGCAGGCCGCACCGCTGGTCGACGTCGCCGCCAGTCACGTCGAGCGGCGCGAGCTGGAGAGCGAAATGGCTGCCGGCACGCTGGACGGCGCCATCGACGTGCTGCTGCCGCTGTCGGGCGACATCATGCGCACCCGGATCTACCAGGATTCGACGGTGGTGGTGGCGCGCAAGGGGCATCCCGCAATCGACGGCAAGCTCGATCTCGACACCTACATGCAGCAGGACCACATCCTCGCCAGCTCGCGCCGGCGCGGCCCCGGGCTGGAAGATTTCGAGCTGAGCCGCTTCGGCCTGGAACGGCAGATCCGCCTGCGCTGCCAGCACTATTTCGCCGCCTGCCGGGTGGTGAGCGAAACCGACATGCTGCTGACGATGCCGGGACGCTACGCGCGCATCGCCAACCAGCAGTTCGACAACCAGATCCTGCCGTTCCCGCTGGAAGTGCCGGCCTTCGACGTATTCCTGTACTGGCATGCGAACATGGATAACGACCCGGCCAACCGCTGGTTCCGGGAACAGGTCATGGAGTCGGTCCGGGAGTAA
- a CDS encoding acyl-CoA dehydrogenase family protein, whose translation MDFDYSPKVKELQKRLNAFMDEHVYPNEKAFFDEIAENRAKGDAWIPTKVMEDLKRKAKAAGLWNLFLPESDKGAGLTNLEYAPLCEIMGRAGWAAEAFNCSAPDTGNMETLERYASEELKQTWLKPLLEGEIRSCFAMTEPAVASSDATNIESRIVRDGDHYVINGRKWWSSGANDPRCKVFIFMGKTDPDNPSKHKQQSMIVVPRDTPGVTVIRPLPVFGFDDAPHGHGEVLFENVRVPVSNILLGEGRGFEIAQGRLGPGRIHHCMRLIGLAERALEQMCKRTLKRVAFGRPIAEQTVTLERIAEARIMIDQARFLVLNAADMMDKVGNKAALKEIGMIKVAAPNMACKVIDWAIQAHGGAGVADPFLAHAYANARTLRIADGPDEVHRNQVGKLELAKYKPAKPAQ comes from the coding sequence ATGGACTTTGACTACAGCCCCAAGGTAAAGGAACTGCAGAAGCGCCTCAATGCGTTCATGGACGAGCACGTCTATCCGAACGAAAAAGCCTTCTTCGACGAGATCGCGGAAAACCGCGCCAAGGGCGACGCCTGGATTCCGACCAAGGTAATGGAAGACCTCAAGCGGAAGGCCAAGGCCGCCGGCCTGTGGAACCTGTTCCTGCCGGAGTCCGACAAGGGCGCGGGTCTCACCAACCTCGAATATGCGCCGCTGTGCGAAATCATGGGCCGCGCAGGCTGGGCCGCCGAGGCGTTCAACTGCTCCGCGCCGGACACCGGCAACATGGAGACGCTGGAGCGCTACGCCAGCGAGGAACTGAAGCAAACATGGCTGAAACCGCTGCTGGAAGGCGAGATCCGTTCCTGCTTCGCGATGACCGAGCCGGCGGTGGCGTCGTCGGACGCGACCAACATCGAAAGCCGCATCGTGCGCGACGGCGATCACTACGTGATCAACGGCCGCAAGTGGTGGTCGTCCGGCGCCAACGATCCGCGCTGCAAGGTGTTCATCTTCATGGGCAAGACCGACCCGGACAACCCGAGCAAGCACAAGCAGCAGTCGATGATCGTGGTGCCGCGCGACACCCCCGGCGTGACCGTCATCCGCCCGCTGCCGGTATTCGGATTCGACGACGCGCCGCACGGCCACGGCGAAGTGCTGTTTGAAAACGTGCGCGTGCCGGTATCGAACATCCTGCTGGGCGAAGGGCGCGGCTTCGAGATCGCGCAGGGCCGCCTGGGGCCGGGCCGCATCCACCACTGCATGCGCCTGATCGGCTTGGCCGAGCGCGCGCTGGAACAGATGTGCAAGCGCACCCTGAAGCGCGTCGCGTTCGGCCGGCCGATCGCCGAGCAGACCGTGACGCTGGAGCGCATCGCCGAGGCGCGCATCATGATCGACCAGGCGCGCTTCCTGGTGCTCAATGCCGCCGACATGATGGACAAGGTCGGCAACAAGGCGGCGCTGAAGGAAATCGGCATGATCAAGGTCGCCGCGCCCAACATGGCGTGCAAGGTGATCGACTGGGCGATCCAGGCGCACGGCGGCGCCGGCGTGGCCGATCCGTTCCTCGCGCACGCTTACGCCAACGCGCGCACGCTGCGCATCGCGGATGGCCCGGACGAGGTGCACCGCAACCAGGTCGGCAAGCTGGAGCTGGCGAAGTACAAGCCGGCCAAGCCGGCGCAGTGA
- a CDS encoding SDR family oxidoreductase: protein MPEQNFAGKAVLVTGAGGGIGRATALAFGRAGARLVLSDISAQAGEESVALVRQSGGEAIFVQADVSRDAEVEALVAKTVAAYGRLDCAFNNAGIEEESKPIGECEEALFDRIMGINVKGAWLCMKHEIRQMLRQGGGVIVNTASVAGLVGAPLQGVYAASKHAVVGMTKTAAAEYGKAGIRVNSVCPGVIRTAMLERALEREPRREKHIVRAHPIGRIGEAAEIAGAVLWLCSDAASFVTGHQLAVDGGLTAI, encoded by the coding sequence ATGCCGGAGCAAAACTTTGCCGGGAAAGCCGTCCTGGTCACCGGCGCCGGCGGCGGCATCGGTCGCGCCACCGCGCTCGCCTTCGGGCGCGCCGGTGCGCGGCTGGTGCTGTCCGATATCAGCGCGCAGGCGGGCGAGGAATCCGTCGCCCTGGTCAGGCAGTCCGGCGGCGAAGCCATCTTCGTCCAGGCGGATGTGTCGCGCGATGCCGAGGTGGAGGCGCTGGTGGCGAAAACGGTCGCGGCCTACGGCCGGCTCGACTGCGCATTCAACAATGCCGGCATCGAGGAGGAAAGCAAGCCGATCGGCGAATGCGAGGAAGCGCTGTTCGACCGCATCATGGGCATCAACGTCAAAGGCGCGTGGCTGTGCATGAAGCACGAAATCCGCCAGATGCTCAGGCAGGGCGGCGGCGTGATCGTCAACACCGCGTCGGTCGCCGGGCTGGTCGGCGCACCCTTGCAGGGCGTGTATGCAGCCAGCAAGCATGCGGTGGTCGGCATGACCAAGACCGCCGCGGCGGAGTACGGCAAGGCCGGCATCCGCGTCAATTCGGTGTGCCCCGGCGTGATCCGCACGGCGATGCTGGAGCGTGCCCTGGAGCGCGAGCCGCGCCGCGAAAAGCATATCGTGCGCGCGCACCCGATCGGGCGCATCGGCGAAGCCGCCGAGATCGCGGGCGCGGTGCTGTGGTTGTGCTCGGACGCGGCGTCGTTCGTGACCGGTCACCAGCTGGCTGTCGACGGCGGCCTGACCGCAATCTAA